The genomic stretch CTGCCCAATCGCAAACTCAAAGGCTTTTACGCAACGACCGAAGCGGAAGTGTTGAATCTTCCCACAGAAGAAGTTGATTTGGCAAACGGACTTTTTTTGTCTCATTTAGAAGATGAAAACAAAGATTCAGGGAAAGTCTATCAAGCGATGATGGATCTCATGGCACTCCAAATCCTTGCTAAATTACCACCTAACGCAACACCTCTACAAAAAATTTCAGCTATTAATGCCTTCATTTTTTTCGATATGGGCTTTCGCTTTCCTCCTCACTCTTCCTATGCTAAAGATATTGACCTTTACACATTCCTTCCCTCTGTTTTGGATTCCCGACGCGGGGTCTGCTTAGGCGTTTCCCTTCTTTATATTTGTTTAGCTCAAAGACTATCTTTGCCCATCGAAATGGTCACTCCTCCCGGCCATATTTACGTGCGCTATAATGATGGCCAAAATAAGCTCAATATTGAAACAACAGCCAGAGGCATTCATATGCCTTGCGAAGAATATCTAGGAATCGATACGCGCGCTCTTCAGGAAAGAACAGTCAAAGAAGTAATCGGCTTAGCCCACTTTAACCAAGCGGCGGCCTATCTCAGACAAAATCAATATGAGAAAACGCTAATTTGTTACCAAAAAGCGCAACCGTATTTGCCGCATGATATGCTTCTAAAAGAATTAACGGGCTATACGCACCTTTTCCTAGGTAATTTTGATGAGGGGAAACAACTTCTAGAGGAAGTTAAAGATCATCTCCCGGACCATGCCGTGACAAAAGAAAATATGGCCGAAGACTATTTAAATGGGGCTGCGGATGTTGAAGGGATTAAGACCATTTTTATAGAAATTGATGAATCTAGAGATTCTCTTCTCAAGAAAAAAGAAGCTTTAGAAAAAATTGTGGAAAAATACCCTAAATTTCGCGCAGGCATTTTTAGCCTTGCTTCTACCCATCTTCAATTGCACCGCAGTCGCGAAGCTCTTTATTGGCTAAATGTTTACCATTCCCTTCACCCGAATGATCCAACTGTTGAATATTACTTAACAGTGTTGTGTATGGAGAGGTGCGAAGCAAATCAAGCTTGGGAACACCTTTTACGAGCAGAAAAAATGACAGAAGCAAGAGCCCACTTTCCTCGCGCCCTAAAAGAAGTCCGACAAGCTTTAAATCAACGGTGTCCTATTTAAAGGTTTCGTATGAAAATTTACACAAAAACAGGAGACAAAGGAGAAACATCCTTATCTTCTGGAGAACGCGTCCCCAAAAATCATCCCCTCATTGAAGCAATAGGAAATGTCGATGAGTGCAATTCTGCCATCGGAATGGCACTTTCGTTTATCCCTAAAAATCAGAAATTCAAAGACTTAAAGGCACGACTCTTCCATATTCAACACACGTTATTTGAACTTGGTGCTCTTTTAGCCTCACCCCAAGATGAGCTCCCTGAGCTTGGAACAACCCTCCTAGAAGAATGGATTGATCAGATGGATGAAAAGCTCCCACCCTTGCATCATTTTATTCTTCCCAACGGTCATTCGGCTTCAACTTCTCTTCAACTGGCTCGCGCAATTTGCCGGAGAGCTGAAAGAGTCCTAACTGACGCTATTCAAAAAAATAACGCTTCTAAAGAAAGCTTAGTTTATTTGAATCGCCTTTCCGACTTTTTGTTCGTTGCGGCCCGTTTAGTCAATTTTATATCTGATAACCCCGAGACGATTTGGTTATCAAAATTAAAAAAACAACAACAAATTAAATAATTAAATTACACATTTTTAACAATTGCAAAACAAAAACGTCCGCATTATAATACAGATATTATACTGTTGAAAAGGATGTTTTTTATGACCCATTTATATGTCGTTTCATTTAATAATGATCTGGATGAACAAAGAAAAATTTTTGTCAATTCAGATAAAAAACTCTCCCTTCTTGAAATCACATCTATAAAAAATAATTCGGAAATCATTCAAAATTTATTTAATGGAGCGGCCGAAGATAAGAAAATCTTGACTCTAGAATGGCAAAATCTACGCGTTAAATTACTTTCTGAAGAGGGAGCAGCTTCCGCTATTTCTCCTATTTCCGTCACAGAAATTGCAATTGGAGGTATGAAGAGACTCCGCGGACCTGCATTTAGTACAAAACTTCAACACATGCTTGAGCTAAAACCAGCTCGTATCCCTCTAGTAAAATTTGTTTGGAAATTGATGCTAGCGCCTTTGATCGCCATTCATCGCTTTATGCATAAAAATCGAGACGCGGTTCTTCAAAATTTAAGGGATCTTGATCAATCTTTCAGTTACGATTCTGCTAATCAGTATTTAAAAGATTATGAAGAACACCTGAACTTTTTACATTCCAAGGCAAATAGTTCCGAAGCTCTTGCACTTCACCTGAAAAGCATGCAGGAAGCAAGTCAGGTTCTTCGTCTGGCCCTTTTAGACTCTTCAAATAATACTCTCATTGAGGCATCCAAATTTCTTGCCTCACAGGCTTTTAATGCTCTTAAAAAAGATTCACAAGAAAACCAGTCGCTCCTCTCTTTACCTGGTGGATTTTATGAAAATGGAAAATTTCATCCTTTGCTCGCTAGCCTTTATCGAAACGAAAATAAAGAGATTCGACTTGAATTAAACTTTTTAGGGTACCCTCCTAAAAACGATTTACCAAGCACCTATAAGTTTGACGAATTGACAGAAGGACAATTGACAAATATCATTTTCAAATTATCCGCTCTCAGCACAAATGAGAAAGTCGCAGCCCCAACCAAATTGACTCGTCGAGAAAAAATACGACTTAAAGTTTTAAGACAATTTAACGTAGATGAACCTGGCAATGAAGAAAAGGCTCCAAAAGCTCAATTAAAGAAAAATTTCGACCCCACACGTT from Parachlamydia acanthamoebae encodes the following:
- a CDS encoding cob(I)yrinic acid a,c-diamide adenosyltransferase, whose translation is MKIYTKTGDKGETSLSSGERVPKNHPLIEAIGNVDECNSAIGMALSFIPKNQKFKDLKARLFHIQHTLFELGALLASPQDELPELGTTLLEEWIDQMDEKLPPLHHFILPNGHSASTSLQLARAICRRAERVLTDAIQKNNASKESLVYLNRLSDFLFVAARLVNFISDNPETIWLSKLKKQQQIK
- a CDS encoding transglutaminase family protein; its protein translation is MTRIFLFLALFCLSLCMAASPLKIRALFRSLDPKSITQHLALYELYPDSVEGQLALKKAWELLEGSPHSSTPAPLSSIDPSIIHALIGLVNKQADETAPQLSLQELQLIDRLASKLPNRKLKGFYATTEAEVLNLPTEEVDLANGLFLSHLEDENKDSGKVYQAMMDLMALQILAKLPPNATPLQKISAINAFIFFDMGFRFPPHSSYAKDIDLYTFLPSVLDSRRGVCLGVSLLYICLAQRLSLPIEMVTPPGHIYVRYNDGQNKLNIETTARGIHMPCEEYLGIDTRALQERTVKEVIGLAHFNQAAAYLRQNQYEKTLICYQKAQPYLPHDMLLKELTGYTHLFLGNFDEGKQLLEEVKDHLPDHAVTKENMAEDYLNGAADVEGIKTIFIEIDESRDSLLKKKEALEKIVEKYPKFRAGIFSLASTHLQLHRSREALYWLNVYHSLHPNDPTVEYYLTVLCMERCEANQAWEHLLRAEKMTEARAHFPRALKEVRQALNQRCPI